Below is a window of Spelaeicoccus albus DNA.
CACGCGGCCGTGTCGTGAGTGAGGACGTATTGGAAGAAATGATCGGCGCCGGCCTCCGCGGCCTGGAAATCGACCATCGCGACAATCCCGAGCCCGAGCGGGTCAGGTTGCGCGAAATAGCTGCCGCGCACGACTTGATAGTGACGGGGTCGAGTGATTATCACGGCACCGGCAAGGCCAATGTGCTGGGAGAAAACACAACGACGCCGGCCGCGCTGGCCGCAATTGAAGCGGAAGGCAGCGGGACCGGCGTCGTCAGGCCCTAAGTAGCGGGCCCCGAGCAGCGGGTAACGACCAAATTATTCGGACTTGTTCGCGGTGCTGTGGTTTGTGCGCCGGCGACGGCGCCGAGGACGGTTTTCACCGCGCTGATTGGCATCGCGCTGGTTCCCGGCGCCGGGCTTTTCGCTGCCGGGTTTTCCGCTGCCGGGCCGGCCGCCGTCGCCGTTCTGGCTATTGCCGCGACCGCCGTCCCGGCGCGGTTTGCCCCCGCGCCGGCGGCCACGCGGTGCACCGCGATCGGAGTCGCGTCCGGAGGGCTGGCGGTCGGAATGCTTGGCCCCCGTCTCGCCGACGTCCTCGAGCTTCTCGGCGCCGAGCCCCGCATGGGTGCGCTTGTCCTTCGGCAATCGGCCCTTGGTGCCCTGCGGGATGCCGAGATCGGAGTAAAGGTGCGGCGACGTCGAATACGTCTCGACCGGTTCACCGAATCCGAGGTCCAGTCCGCGATCGATCAGCGTCCAACGCGGGACGTCGTCCCAGTCGACGAACGTGATGGCGATCCCGGCGTTGCCGGCGCGGCCGGTGCGGCCGATGCGGTGCAAGTACGTCTTCTCGTCTTCCGGGCACTGGTAGTTGATGACGTGTGTGACGTCGTCCACGTCAATGCCGCGGGCAGCAACGTCGGTTGCGACCAGCACGTCGACCTTGTCGTGCCGGAACGCGCGCATCGCCTGTTCGCGAGCGCCCTGACCGAGATCACCGTGCAGGGCTCCGGCCGCGAAGCCGCGGTCGGTGAGCTCATCGGCGAGTTTCGCGGCAGTGCGCTTCGTGCGGGTGAAGATGATTGTGCGTCCGCGGCCTTCGGCTTGCAGCACGCGGGCGACGACCTCGGACTTGTCCATGGCGTGCGCGCGGTAGACGTGCTGCTTCGTGTTCTTCACGGTCGCGCCGTCGTCGTCCGGATCAGCCGCGCGGATATGCGTGGGCCGCGTCATATAACGGCGGGCCAGGCTGATGACGGCGCCCGGCATGGTGGCCGAGAACAACATGGTCTGGCGGATCTCGGGCACTGCGGCAATGAGGCGTTCGACGTCCGGGAGGAAGCCGAGGTCGAGCATTTCGTCGGCTTCGTCCAGCACGACCGTGCGAATCTGCGACAAGTTGAGCTTGCGCTGCCCGTACAGGTCGAGCAGTCGTCCGGGAGTGCCGACGACTATTTCAACGCCGGCCGCGAGCGCGTCCAATTGCGGTTCGAACGCGCGACCGCCGTAAATCGTCACGATGCGGACGCCGCGTCCGGCGCCGGCCTTCTTCAGGTCCTCGGCCACTTGGAACGCGAGTTCGCGAGTCGGGGCCACAATGAGTGCTTGCGGAGCGCCCGGGAGCCTCAAGCGGTCATAGCCGCTCTCCTCGGGCGTGACGACGCGTTGCAGCGCCGGGATGCCGAAGCCGAGTGTCTTACCGGTTCCGGTTTTGGCTTGGCCGATGATATCGGCGCCGGTCAGTGCGACCGGGAGAGTGAGCGCTTGAATCGGGAAGGCATCGGTGATGCCGTTCTTTGCCAGCGCGTCCACGATGGGCGTGATGACCCCGAGGTCGGCGAATGTCGTGTTTTTGGGCGCCTGCTCGGGCGTCAATTCTTCAGTGGTTTCCAAAGTCAAAGCTGAGCGATCCTTGCTTACGGCTGAGATGCGGACTCGGGGGAGAACAGCGTGGTACACGCGCCGGTGATGATCCGGTTGGTCTCTCGCGGAACGGGCCGCAGAACGAAAACCGAGACATCCGCACTATCAGTTGCCTACGAAGCCGATCGCGCAATGCGTCACTTGAAAAAAATCGTTCTCGTTCACGACCGGGCATCTTGATTTCTCCAGTATACCGGCCGGCGCCCCCATGCGTGAAACGGACACTCGCCGGGCGCGGCGGACGTCGGCTCCCGGGTAGGGTGGAAAACATGACTGAGAGCGCTGCCGGTGCAGGGACCGGGACACGCCGGCAAGCCGTCGATCAGCTCTTGGCGTTCTTGGCGTGCGGCGAGTTGAACGCATTCGAACGTACCGCCACGGACTCCCGATTCGCGCCGACGATCTCCGATCGGGTGGAGCTGGCCGGGCACGCCGTCACCGAATGGCGGCACTATGAGCTGGTGGCCGGTCGCCTGACCGAACGCGGCGTCGACGTCAACGCCGCGATGAGCGTGTACGAGGCCCCACTGCAGACCTTCCACGACCGGACCAGGCCGCGCGATTGGTACGAGTCGTTGATGAAGGCGTACGTGTCCGACGGGATGGTCAATGATTTTTATCGCGCGTTCGCCGCACACTTGGACCCGTCAACGCGCGAACTGATCGAGCGGGTACTGGGACAGACCGGGCACAGCGCCTTCATCGTCGACCGACTGCGGCTGGCAATTGCCGACGACAATCGGCTCGGCGGACGCCTGGCTCTATGGGGGCGCCGTCTGGTTGGCGAAGCGCTCTCGCAGGCGGGTCACGCAGCCGAACGCGGCGGCCCCGGAATGATGGAATTGCTCGGTGACGACAATCAGCAGGCCGGCGCCGGCGAAGAATCGGGCGCGTCGTCCGGCGCTGCCCCGGACGAGCCGGGCGCCCGAATCAGCAGAATCTTCGCCATGATGACCGAAGAACATTCCCGCCGCATGATGGCGCTGGGCCTGAGTGCGTGACCGGGCCGACCGGCCCCGTCACGCACTCAGGCCCAGCGTCGCCGGCCCGAACGGAATAGCCGACGAATCGGCCCCGAGCATCAGCCCAACGAATTAAATGGGGCCGAAGCCGACGCGGTGCTGTTCCTCGGTGCCGATTTCGACGTAGCCGATCTGCGCGCCCGGGACGACAAGCGTGCGACCCTTTTTGTCGGTCAATTCGAGCACCGAG
It encodes the following:
- a CDS encoding DEAD/DEAH box helicase, translating into MTLETTEELTPEQAPKNTTFADLGVITPIVDALAKNGITDAFPIQALTLPVALTGADIIGQAKTGTGKTLGFGIPALQRVVTPEESGYDRLRLPGAPQALIVAPTRELAFQVAEDLKKAGAGRGVRIVTIYGGRAFEPQLDALAAGVEIVVGTPGRLLDLYGQRKLNLSQIRTVVLDEADEMLDLGFLPDVERLIAAVPEIRQTMLFSATMPGAVISLARRYMTRPTHIRAADPDDDGATVKNTKQHVYRAHAMDKSEVVARVLQAEGRGRTIIFTRTKRTAAKLADELTDRGFAAGALHGDLGQGAREQAMRAFRHDKVDVLVATDVAARGIDVDDVTHVINYQCPEDEKTYLHRIGRTGRAGNAGIAITFVDWDDVPRWTLIDRGLDLGFGEPVETYSTSPHLYSDLGIPQGTKGRLPKDKRTHAGLGAEKLEDVGETGAKHSDRQPSGRDSDRGAPRGRRRGGKPRRDGGRGNSQNGDGGRPGSGKPGSEKPGAGNQRDANQRGENRPRRRRRRTNHSTANKSE
- a CDS encoding ferritin-like fold-containing protein encodes the protein MTESAAGAGTGTRRQAVDQLLAFLACGELNAFERTATDSRFAPTISDRVELAGHAVTEWRHYELVAGRLTERGVDVNAAMSVYEAPLQTFHDRTRPRDWYESLMKAYVSDGMVNDFYRAFAAHLDPSTRELIERVLGQTGHSAFIVDRLRLAIADDNRLGGRLALWGRRLVGEALSQAGHAAERGGPGMMELLGDDNQQAGAGEESGASSGAAPDEPGARISRIFAMMTEEHSRRMMALGLSA
- a CDS encoding DUF3107 domain-containing protein, with product MEIKIGVQHTNRELVFEPEAGKDDVKKDVAAAIADGSVLELTDKKGRTLVVPGAQIGYVEIGTEEQHRVGFGPI